Within the Pseudomonas fulva genome, the region GCGCCTTCAGCCACCAGTGGCTCGGACATGCGAATCTCCTGGCGCAGCAATTCCAGGCTGTTACGGAATTGACCTTGCTTGGACGCGTATTCCCGCACTTCCTGACGGCGCTGGGTCAACTGTTCCTGCAGCCCGGCGATCTCGTCCTGCAACTGCTGCTGACGGCTGAGGAACAGCGCCCGCTCGCTCTGTGCCAGGCCTGGTGCCTTGGCGGCGATGTCTTCGGGAATGGCCAGCTCACGCCCTTCGACCTCGGCGCTCAGGCGTTCGACGCGCATGGCCAGCGACAAGCGATCGGCTTCGGTCTCGCCCACGTTCGACGCGAACCGTGTGTCGTCCAGGCGCAGCAAGGGCGTGCCGGCTTCGACCACCTGCCCTTCGTGGACGAACAGCTCGGAAACGATGCCGCCTTCCAGGTTCTGGATCTTCTGCACCCGCGAGGACGGGATGGCCTTGCCGTCTCCGCGGGTCACCTCGTCGACTTCGGCGAAATTGGCCCACAGCAGGCAGAACACCACGAAGGCGATGATCCCCCAGAGGGTCAGGCGCAACACCCGCGGCGCATCCTCGATGAGCGCCTTGCGCACCTCGGGCAGCGGCTCGTCGCCAACCTCGTCACGGGGGCCGAAATAGGCAGCGGCAGCGCGCATGAAGCGCTGGAAGGCGTGCTTAACTGACACTGATCTGCCCCTTCTTCAATGCCTCCATGACGCTCTCTTTCGGGCCGTCGGCAATGATGCGCCCCCGGTCGACGATGACCAACCGCTCCACCAGGCTGAGCATCGAGGCGCGGTGGGTGACCAGCAGCAGTGTCTTGTTCTTGCTGATGGCGGCAAGGCGCTGCTTGAGGCGCTCCTCGCCGGTGTTGTCCATCGCGCTGGTGGGCTCGTCGAGCAGCAGGATCGGCGGATCCAGCAGCAGTGCCCGGGCCAGGGCCACGTTCTGGCGCTGACCACCGGAAAGGTTCTGGCCGCGCTCGCCGACCTGCAGCTCATAACCGTTGGGGTGCAAACGCGCGAACTCGTGCACGCCGGCCAGCTCGGCGGCCTGCAGCACCAGTTCGTCCTCGACGTAGCGTGCGCCCGACACCAGATTGTCGCGCAGGGTGCCGGCGAACAGCTGGATATCCTGGGGCACGTAGCCGATGTTGTAGCGCACGTCGCTGACATCCAGCTGGCGCACATCGATACCGTCGACCAGCAGGCTGCCGGCATCGGCCTGGTAGAGGCCGACGATCAGTTTGGCCAGCGAGCTCTTGCCGGAGCCGCTGCGGCCGATGATGCCGACCTTTTCACCAGGACGGATCACCAGGTTGATGCCCTGCAATGCCGCCTGCTGCTGGTCCGGGTAATGGAAATCCAGCTGGCGAAATTCGATGCCACCCTGTAGCGTCTGGCGCTTGAGGGGGCGCTCGTCGGCCTGGCGCTCCTGGGGCAGCTCCATCATCTGGTTGACCGAGTCCAGCGTCACGCGGGCCTGCTGGTAACGGATCAGCAGACCGGACACCTGCGCCAGGGGCCCCAGGGCGCGGGAGCTGAGCATGTAGCAGGCAATCAGGCCGCCCATGCTCAGGTTGCCGGCGATGATCTGGTACACGCCCAGCACGATGATCACCACGCCGGCGAGTTGCTGCAGCAACAGCGTCGAGTTCATCGCCAGGCTCGACAACATCCGCGCCTTGAGTTCGAAGCGGCCCAGGGTGCCGATGGTCTGCTCCCAGAGGTACTGACGCTCGCTCTCCGCGTTGTTGACCTTGACCGCA harbors:
- a CDS encoding type I secretion system permease/ATPase, whose translation is MAVEPDPSQPRNDPRDRYDDPLLDSLLSLCSLHQKSVSRAMLTAGLPLPKQRLSAELLPRAAARAGLQGRWLRRNLDKIPELALPALLLLRDGRSALLLGWEADGQARIMPSETEGGEVRVSIETLAEDYSGRVFFAQPQHKFDFTRGELIPRASSWFKDTLKRSRWLYIDAVAASLLINLIGLVTPLFVMNVYDRVVPNQAEATLWVLAVGICGVFIFDLLLKTLRGLCLDLAGKKTDMIISATLFERIVGMAMKHRPARVGSFAQNIHEFQSLRDFLASLTLASVIDLPFTILILAVIAYLGGHLVWIPILAFPLVALIGWALQKPLAKTMERSMALAAERQSGLIESLAGLDAVKVNNAESERQYLWEQTIGTLGRFELKARMLSSLAMNSTLLLQQLAGVVIIVLGVYQIIAGNLSMGGLIACYMLSSRALGPLAQVSGLLIRYQQARVTLDSVNQMMELPQERQADERPLKRQTLQGGIEFRQLDFHYPDQQQAALQGINLVIRPGEKVGIIGRSGSGKSSLAKLIVGLYQADAGSLLVDGIDVRQLDVSDVRYNIGYVPQDIQLFAGTLRDNLVSGARYVEDELVLQAAELAGVHEFARLHPNGYELQVGERGQNLSGGQRQNVALARALLLDPPILLLDEPTSAMDNTGEERLKQRLAAISKNKTLLLVTHRASMLSLVERLVIVDRGRIIADGPKESVMEALKKGQISVS